Genomic window (Phragmites australis chromosome 5, lpPhrAust1.1, whole genome shotgun sequence):
CAAATTTCCTCTTATCTATGCATAGTGACCCCATCGACCTATTTTTCTGGATCCGCCCCTGAGGGTAAGGATGATGACACTGGCGTGTGGTTGGCCATTGTATAAGCTTATGTTGCCAAAGGGACCCTTGCTACTGTTTAAGTCCCAATTGGTGCTATTCAAACTTCATTGACAACTCTTAAACTGCTCAAGTGAGATTAAGAGATAGGCCGACATATTCGTGCGTCTATTACAAGGATCTAAAATGGACTACGTTTCAAGTTTCAATCTTGAGCTTTCATTTTCTTGTTAGCCTTAATTTTGCTTGGAACGGCATGCCATCAAGGGACGCCATAGATGGTCTCAATTCTCTCGGTGCTATGTCCAGAACACAGAAGCAACAAAAACTAATGTATCGTGCATTGCATTAAAGCTTCCATAGTAACATGACTATGTTCATGTTTGGTTAGTCCCCAAAGTGTGTGGCGACCACACAAGGGGagtaagagaaagaaaaaaaaaacaatgtgcAGACCACATCAGTGGCTATGTACCAAACATTCTTTTTAGGGGAAGTTATGGGCCaaacacaaagttaaatttgTGTTTGAGGGCGAGAGCCCAAGCATGCAGGGTCTTCTTAGGGCTATTAGAGATGAAGCCTTGTTTTGGTGTGCAGCGGACGTTAGGTTTCCGATCCTATTGTGACCATAGGCGTTTTAGGTTGTGGACACTCTTGAGTTGCTTCGGACACGCTGGTAATGAGTACTTAACTTTGTAGCTTGTGTgttgtttttccttttgttcCTGTTGTTTGCTCTTTGTTACCGGGTTTTTCTATTCGAAATCCCATTCTtctcttaatataatgacaggCAGTTCTCCTGCTGgttaaagaaaaaaagtttttaCCCGAATGAAATCAACCAAGATTCATGCATGCTACAGGGGAGGGGAGGGTGGTTTCTTGATAGGTTTTGATCTCACCCGGATGAAATCAACCACATCAGAGATGATGCTTGGCTACCCAGGGCACGGATCGCTAGATGGAATGCACGGTGAGATTGGGTGattaaatttttttctaatttttagttttgtgaaagtaggatttttttaaattaatttgtGCTTAAGACCGAACGCCATGTTAGCTCTCCTTGTTCACATTGCGCAAGGCCGGACAATGAGGTTGTGCAAACGAGCTAAGGGCAATGAGGTGACGCCAACTCTAGCGCCATCAGTGACGACAGAGCTAAGCATTAGGGGTTcaacttcttctttctccttcccCGCCTTTTTTATATGCTAATCCGTGTGTTCCAGAATTCCAGCCagttatatgcatgcatgagccGAAATCTTCAGGTGAACTCAACAAACGCTACATGAGAAGCCTATCCGAAGAAGACCATAAGCCAATATTCGGATAGTCGTTGAAACCAGAAAACTATTTGCATTTTGCACATCAAGTTCTGTGCTTATTGTTACAGCTTAAGACAACATGAAGGAAGAGCATGTACAAGGCAGACGCACCAAATATTGGCTTTCTGGTTGCTCGACTCCAAATCTATATTCAGATGACCAATGTACAAGGCAGACGCGATGCAGTTCCTAGGTAGAGGAAGGGGCGTCTGGTTGCTTATCAGGGAGCGCGGCTTGAAATGCTGGGTGTGCCATGTACTCGGCGTGAAGCCTGGCAAGAGTGGGGTAATTTGACTGCAGCAAAGCAGCATGCTTCATTAGTTCTTAGATTGAAAAAAATAGACACACCGATGTACATTAACAtaacaaggaagaagaagggcagTACCATGTCAATTTTAGTACGATCCAGCGCTACATAAGTATGGGGTGCAAGGAATACATCTGCCTGCATGTGAAGAAGAATACAGAAGATACTCGAATCAACTGACGGCTGGTCTAAACTAGCAGTGATGTACATTCCTATGAAAAACACAAGGCAAGTTGCCAAATACTAGGTTTAATTGAACATGGATACTGGGTTATGCGTATCATCTATCATCTTTGATGAACTGGAACTTCTATTTGGACAAGCACCAGTAGCAATTTGTATCATACTGCATTTAGGAACTCTTTTATTTCAGAGACTGCACCTGTACGCCAAGTGCGTAATGGGTTCTAAACCATATTGGGGCATAGAAGGCAGTTCTATCCCTTGCTAATAGCACGGCACAACCTTATCCTTATGTTCATTTTGAGTTAATAACCCATGCCCCCTCCTTTAATTTAAGCAAGGAATAACACTGTTATATCAAACTCTCAAAAACCCTAGAAATTTTTAGTTGTCTTTGGGAGAACAGACAAGAACTGCtgatgattcttttttttttaaattctgTTTATTTTCTTATATGAGTGTTAGATTGCCAAAAGGACACCTACGCCAGATCAATATGATAACACTTAAATTCACCACAATGGTGAAAGAATCCAATATAAAAAAGTGATAAAACTCAGTCTCAGGGAACCAAACGTACCAGCTGGACTTCATCTCCTGTTGCGTACTTCCCAGCACAGCCTTTTATCAGGTTCTCAATTGCTAAATGATTAACGAAAGTGAGGACATTGTAGAATAGCAAACAAGCGCAAAGACGATAGGGATCAAGAAATAAGAATGCTAAGCAAAACAATATGCTTAATAACTGAGCTAAAAGAACTAAGAGTGAGTTTCTATAATCATGTAATACAACAGAACTGCAAGGCGAGCAATATTTTCTTGAAGCAAAATTTGCTTGATGAAGTAATGCAGCAAAAATAGTAGAAACTTCAATCAGTAATGAACGGTTGTCTGTGAAGACAACCTGTGAAACCTCTCTCAATTTGTTGTTGGGTCCACGAGAGTTTCTCCCCTGCACCAACCTTTTGCTCAATGAACCTCTGCAAAGAAGTAAGCACCATATCAAGTAATGTCCCTGTACAGCAGCTTTTGTTCTTTAAACGAACTGTACAGTATATTTTACTTTACAAAAACAAGTTGTCTCAATACAGAATCAATTTGCAGCAAACAAATTGCATCATTTCACAATACAAATGGGTATCCTGTTCCTGTATAGAACTCAAGTGCGCTGAGCAACCAATTTCTACAGGTAGAACATCATATGGTGAGAAGTATTGTACAATATACTTACTAACACTGTAAGATTATGGAGGGGTTGAATACCAGAACCTACAATGCTTGCGATCTGCCACAGAAAGATAGTAAACTTCACATTAGGTATCCCATTGGATAGTAAACTTCACATTGACGTCAAAAAATAAGACAGAACAAAACAAGGCAAACAAGTTCACATTGGGCATGATGATTTGGtgacaaaaaaaataacaaaacaagGCAAGCATACAAGCACATAGAATTCTAGATTATGGTTAGACCCTGCTAAACTATATATCTTTGTGCTGCACCTGCCTGTGTTGTAGGGCCCGTGTGCTGCCTGCGAACCCTGACAACAGCCTTGCCGTGCGGCAAACCAGAGGGACTTGAACGCACACGCATGGACTCCAACAACTCCAGCTGTAATTGTTTTACTTGACCTTTATCTCTAGTATTTGTACTCTTTATCCCTTAGTTTGTTAGATTGTTTGCCAAATATTTATTTACTCCATGCATGTGCCCCACAAGCTACAATGAAATTCAAGTGCGTGATAGCCCAACTCTACACCTTCAGACCTAGCTTTGTTCTGTCCTGTACTTCCACACGCTCAGCCTCAGCAGTCCCATCACCTCGAAATACACATTTCCATTTACAACTCTTTTCCTTTTGGGTAAGATTGTCCGATCCCATTACAGTGGGTTGGAAAATACCATCTAATGCGCCACTTACATGTGGCCCTAGCCTCACACGTTGGCTCACAATGAATGATGTTTACCAATTTAATCATCTTTGCATTTGCACTAAGCTAATGTATTATTCCCTTTTTGTCCTTTTTGTTGTGCTACTTATGTGATCTAAGTGACTTAGCCGCCTAAGATGAATTTGCGGATGACAGAGTACAATTTTTGATGGGTTTGGATTGGAATATAAAAGATGTCCACAAACTCTTAAGAAAAGGCATGAAATGGCAAACAGGTAAGAGGCaactagtaaaaaaaaaaaattgtgtaatGATTGCAGAACATTCCAGATCAAAGAGTCTGAGTGTTTCCTGTGTTTGTCTTAAATAGTGAAGAATGTTGTGCGCTAAATTACAATTCCGTCCACAGATGACACTTTTAGGTTCAATGAACTATGAATAACATGTGGTCACCATCATGAACATAAGGGTGCAGAACTTATCGTTACCTGGTGATTCAAAGCCTTCTTTTTAAGGTCTTGAGGTAAAAGAGGAGGCTCGGGGTACTTGTCCTCCAAATACTGCAAAGCCACAAAAGGAACATGTGACTCAAGAGATATTCAATTTCGAGACAACAAACACTAGTATCTCAATACTTGCCAATGCTATTGCATAAGAGTAGCCAATTACTGCATCTTCATCAACCAACGCAGGGACGAACTTCATAGGATTAAGCTTCACGAATTCTGTCGCCCACAAAGATCAACCTATTACTGAATGTCCAAACAAGAGTTCTTGGATAATCTAATTGCATCCAGCTTTGTTCCGCACAAATACTACAATAGTTGAAGTTGTCACACATGATACCCGACGTGGAGTGTATCATCGAGCATACTTAGGCCCTGATCTGCACTTCCAAAGCCCAtcaccaaaaccaaaccacacTAGGAAGCGAGCAAATACACAGCGGCTCCTTACACGAACCAGACCAGCTACAGTAGCACTCCACATCCAAGCACTAGTAAGCATGCGGCAGTACTAGTACCCACCTGGATCAGATTGCTCGCCCTTGAGGAGGTTCACCGCCTTGTACTCGTAATCCACACCGGCAGAAACATCGAATCAACGCAGTCCAACAAGATCCATCCAAGAAACGATGAGGGGTGCGGGGACAGAGCCCGTCGGGGCCGGGGCGGTGGATTGCCGGGGTTAGCTCACCCGAGCAGCACGGACCTTTGAGGTTGAGAGCGATGCGGGCGCGGTGGGAGCACGAGCTGCGCCAGTAAGAGTACAGCCTCGGCCGCGCCTTCACCTCCGTCGCCTCCGCTTCCGCCATTTGCCGCCACGCACAAGCTGCTTCGCTGAACTGAGACCGAAACGATGGGAGGAAGAAAACCGCTAGCAAAGTGGAGCACGATACTCTGGCTCGTTGGCAATACGACCGGCACTGCGGCTGAAGCCAAGCCGAGACAGGTCCGGCCCATAAGGCCTAAGCGAAGACGAGACAGGCCCATCCACGTCACGCCTCCCAAGGCAAGTTCTTCAGAGGTGGATCCTGCCAAGCGGCCTTTTTGTCCCGCgctcttatttttatattttttttattaaaaatttaaataaataaatttctcataaaaaatTACGAAACTAAACATCTACTATCCTCTCATAAAACGGTTAGAACTTATCACCATCTTTTAGAACTTATCACCATCTTTTCTTAGAGCGGTAGGCTTACAGCCCTCTTAAAACCTCAGTATACATAAACAGTAAATCTCGTTGAACAGTACTTCGAAGTTCAATTTTTCCTCTATCTTCtttattcaaaatagtgatgttctgttactccaaaaattctaaaactttttgtacgtgttacataatccatatgcaacccattttaattgaatttacccaaaaatcctgtgtagaatttaaactaaaattctccaaaaaaggctacttttataacttctagcaattgttaggacctcaaataaatttctaaaaaactggtaaaattcactaatattcttcttatgtgatgtgataatttctaaaattatttttgcactaggtttatatatgtttaaattcaaattaagttaaaaaaagaatattacatgaaattataaaaatacatataaatggtgtattacaaaggaattcacttttttaccatataatatagggctgaaaataatttagaaattatcacatcatataagaaaaatattagtgaattttaccagatgtttagaaatttatttgaggccctgacaattgctagaagttataaaagtagtctttttttttagaattttagtttaaattttacactagatttttgggtgaattaaattaaaatgggttgcacatgaattatggaacacgtacaaaaagttttaaaatttttggaacAACAGAACATCACAGTTTTGAATAGAGAGGGTAAGATGGAAATTGAACTTCGAAGTACTGTTCATCGAGATTTCTGCCTTATCGCTGTTAGGGCTGTAGCCTGCCCGTCCATGAAAATACAATAAGAGTTTGTGGGACTGCTTATTGTGCTCTTAAAAGTGGTAAGGTTTAACCGTTttatgagagggcggtaggtgtttaattttttaattgtttttacgaggaatctatttatttatatttttaataaaaaatataaaaataaaaaactcctcCATTGAGAGTTTGTTTGGCTGATCGGTTTTTTATGCAATTTGTGAGAGCTTTATTAAATAAtagattataatttttaatttttagaatgATTCTGTaatagtgattttttaaaagaaactaGATACTAGTTGAAAAAATTAGCTTCTTCTGATTCCATTTTTTATAGAATAACTTcctttataaaatttattctagagaatcattttttttacataattatATTCTCTATAGATTAACTTCCTCCATAAAATTTAGTTTACTGTAGAGAAGCGCTTTCCCATATAATTACTTTCTCGGAGAATTTGATCAGGAGCGGCCCAGGAAGCCAAGACTAATTTATTGGCCCACTTTCTTTATTTCCCTTCcatttttctttgtgaaagcGAAGTGGTACAATTTCAAAGAAACCCCTGATGATTTCCTCTTCTCCCAGTATTCCCCTCCGAAATCCACCTCTAGCCTTCGCCGCGGTTTTGCGCTTCTCTAATCCTCCTCCCCTGCTCTCCGCTACCAGTCCCACCACCACTACCCTCGCTTCCTCAAACCCTAGCCGAGGGGAGcggagctcgccggcgatggACGGGGGCGGAGGAGGGGCGTTGGGTGCGGCGGCCGTGCATCTCCACGCGAGCTACCCCGAGGACGTCTTCCGCGACTTCCGCGCGCGCCGCGCCGGCATCGTCAAGGCGCTCACCACGGGTTAGCCAACCTCGCGCTCCCTAACTTCCTCCTGGCCCTCGCGTTTGTGGATGCTTCGCTAACGGGCTCGTTCCCCGTGCTGCTTCTGTGGCGTGCGCAGATGTGGAGAAGTTCTACCAGCAGTGCGACCCCGGTGAGGCTGCCGACTTggttcccttcttctttttctccctttttgctGCTCGACTTCGAGCTAAGCTGCTGCCTTCACTCTGCGCGAATCTCTTGTTTGCTTATGGAGGTCGATCCGGTGCCGTTTACGGCTTCGTCGGATGCTTAAGCTCGCTCGCTCTCTCGATTTAGCCCTAACTCATGTTGGGTATGTCAGTTTCAGTGTGCGATTAGCGCGCGTGTTGCTAATTTGGTTGCGCCAGTCAGTTTGCTTAGGTCAATTTAAGTCCGTCAGCTAAAGAAACTTAGGTCTATTTTAGTCCATCAGCTAAAGAAACTTAGGTCTATTTTAGTCCATCAGTTAAAGAAACTTAGGTCTATTTTAGTCCAGCTAAAGGGAGTGTTTGGGATTTGAAGTGCAATCAATGTTACACTTCATAGATGGACATCTAGACCTTACAAAGTGTGGGTAATGATGCTAGAGCTGAGGTAATCTGTGCTTCTGCTTGCATGTATAACGCTTGGGAGGAACCGTTACGAATCTTGTGTGGGTAATGCTGCTAGAGCTGAGGTAATTTGTGTTTCTGCTTGCATATATAACGCTTGGGTGGAACCATTACAATTTACGAATCTTGTTCTTTAAGACAGGGAACTGTGATCTGTCAGAGGACAGTGTCAATTGATTATTGGGCACATGTTCATTTGACTTGGGCTGGAGTATGTCCTATAAGTGCAGTCATGATAAATTGTGATCATGTCTTGTTAGTAAGTATTACGAGCATGTTTGTTCAGTCTTCGGATATATGTTGATTAGAGCTACGGTTCAAGATACTGCTACCATGAGGTTTGAAATCTGCTTGAAATTATTTAAGCTAACCAAATCAAACTAGTGCCTTTCACCCGATGCATCATGTGGGAGTTATTTAACCTGGTTTTCCGAGGTTGTTCTACTGTGAATGAAAAAGGAATGAAAGGAACATTTGTTGGTTGAAGGAATTTAAAATTTGCAGGAGAAGTCAGAGACAAGATAAAATTCAGATGCAGAAAGCAATGGTGACTTGACTAGTATTGCCCACTATCCATAACTAATGCTGATGTGCATTCAAGGGAAACAATTATGAGTAAATTGCCTTCTAGTCATCTTTCCAGCATCCACATTAAACTTAATTAACATTTAGAATACCATCCCATGCTCTACTGTTTACTAATGTTCTTCAGTGGTACACTACAAGTGATTATTTGAACACATCAGGttctatttccttcattttgttttgttggtATAATGTTGTCTCTCTTGCACCAGAGAAAGAGAACTTGTGCCTTTATGGGTTACCGAATGAGACCTGGGAGGTCACTCTGCCAGCTGAAGAAGTACCTCCTGAACTTCCAGAACCAGCACTAGGGATAAACTTTGCTCGTGATGGAATGGTCGAAAAAGATTGGTTGTCTCTGGTTGCGGTTCATAGTGATGCATGGCTACTGTCTGTTGCATTCTACTTCGGATCTCGCTTTGGATTTGATAAAGATGCCAGGTTTGCATTTAGTATTCATTGCAAAGATTTATttccttgtttttcttttatttcccttggtgtatgctctttgctgatgatgtggtgctagttgaCAAGAGTATGATAGGGGTTAATAGGAAATTAGAGTTTTGGAGATATACTTCAGAATTGAAAGGTTTTGGACTTAGTAGTACCAAAACCGAGCATATGAGGTGCGATTTCGGTGCTACTAGGCAAGTAGGCATGAGGGGGAAGATGTTAGTCTCGATGGAGATGTTGTTCccaagaaggatacctttcgatactTGGGATTGATGCTATAGAGGGATGgtgatatcgatgaagatgttagtcatagaatcaaagcTGGATGGATGAAATGGCATCAAGTTTCTGGCATCCTCTGTGACAAGTGGGTGCCCTAAAAGCTGAAAGGTAAGTTCTATAGGATGACGATTTGACCCGTGATGTTGTATGGTGctgaatgttggccaactaaaaggcgacatATTCAACAGTTAAGTGTAGCAGAGATGCGTATGTTGCGGTGGATTTGTGGCCATACAAGAAGGATCAGATCTGGAATGATGATATATGTGATAGTGTAGTGATAGGGTAGGAGTAACgtcaattgaagaaaagcttgttcaacatcggttgagatggtttaGACATATCCAACGAATGCCTCTAGAGTCATCTGTGCATAACGAGATACTAAAGCGCgttgataatgtgaagagagagagagaggggtcgaccaaacctaacatgggaggagtctgtaaagagattCTTGAAGGAACGGAATATCCCCAAAGAACTATCTGTGGATAGAAgcgcgtggaagttagcaatccacgtgtCAGAACCATAGCTTATGTATCAGTCTCCTTGCACCGTTATTActtctgctatttttttttactattactagtacatttattattattgttttctcatcatctttttagttgtatcttgtgggtttcatctctagcctaccccaacttgtttgggacaaaggctttgttgttgttgttgtttttcttttatttcccccTACACTGGACTTGTGTTTATCTTTCATGCTTTTTTATTGCACTATGGAACTGTCCGTTTATTTTCCTCTTTCTCCAAAAAACTATATTGttcttgacaaaaaaaaagaaatatattatCCTGACGTCTTGCTATCATCCTATGGTACTGATATGGGTCTAGTCACTGGCAGGGGAGATGGGGAACCTGGCTCTGCATGGTGTGGAGGCACCAGTTCTAGTTGCTGGGTGGAGACTAGAGAGGGATCAATGGGCCTTGAGGAGGAGAGTGGGGTGGTGATGTATCAGGTAGTTGATATAGGTAATGGGAGAGTTGAGAGCTGGGGAGGAGTATTTAAGGCTGTGGTCAGTGGAGAGCTCCCAGCCATTATATTGCAACAGTTGTGGGTTGTCTCATTTTTAGGTGAGAAAATGGGGTTCCCTTATTTGGGTGATTCCATTTTTTCATTTATGTCTGTAATTATCTGCCATTCTTTTGCTCACATGGATTGAAATCATGACAgccctactctctctctctcattctctaaaattttggtgattttagaaatttgtttGTATCCATTTATTGTGCATTCATGTGGAGATTTTTGCAGCATGTGAAATTGATACATTACTTTATCTACTTTTCTCTTTACTAAATAAAATGATAGTAGCGTGACATTTATATTCCTTGTGTTAAGGTTTCAAATTGAATTTGTGCTTTTAAATAGAATTGCCTTTTGATCTTGTGATTGTTATATTTAGGATTCACGGAATCTAGTCTAGAGGGTGTATCAACAGTTACTTTTTCGCAAAAGATATTAGGCAGTTATTGGC
Coding sequences:
- the LOC133919109 gene encoding glutathione S-transferase Z1-like isoform X1 — protein: MAEAEATEVKARPRLYSYWRSSCSHRARIALNLKGPCCSGVDYEYKAVNLLKGEQSDPEFVKLNPMKFVPALVDEDAVIGYSYAIALYLEDKYPEPPLLPQDLKKKALNHQIASIVGSGIQPLHNLTVLRFIEQKVGAGEKLSWTQQQIERGFTAIENLIKGCAGKYATGDEVQLADVFLAPHTYVALDRTKIDMSNYPTLARLHAEYMAHPAFQAALPDKQPDAPSST
- the LOC133919109 gene encoding glutathione S-transferase Z1-like isoform X2 — translated: MAEAEATEVKARPRLYSYWRSSCSHRARIALNLKGVDYEYKAVNLLKGEQSDPEFVKLNPMKFVPALVDEDAVIGYSYAIALYLEDKYPEPPLLPQDLKKKALNHQIASIVGSGIQPLHNLTVLRFIEQKVGAGEKLSWTQQQIERGFTAIENLIKGCAGKYATGDEVQLADVFLAPHTYVALDRTKIDMSNYPTLARLHAEYMAHPAFQAALPDKQPDAPSST